A region from the Pelecanus crispus isolate bPelCri1 chromosome 11, bPelCri1.pri, whole genome shotgun sequence genome encodes:
- the LFNG gene encoding beta-1,3-N-acetylglucosaminyltransferase lunatic fringe, producing MLKSCGRKLLLSLVGSMFTCLLVLMVEPPGRPGLARGEAGGAQRALQSLGAAAAAPPAAQGPPGLRSFADYFGRLSRARRELPAAPPSPPRPPAEDISPRDVFIAVKTTKKFHKARLELLLDTWISRNRDMTFIFTDGEDEELKKQARNVINTNCSAAHSRQALSCKMAVEYDKFIESGRKWFCHVDDDNYVNVRTLVKLLSSYPHTQDIYIGKPSLDRPIQATERISENKMHPVHFWFATGGAGFCISRGLALKMSPWASGGHFMSTAEKIRLPDDCTIGYIIESVLGVKLIRSNLFHSHLENLHQVPKTEIHKQVTLSYGMFENKRNSIHMKGAFSVEEDPSRFRSVHCLLYPDTPWCPANVVY from the exons ATGCTGAAGAGCTGCGGGAGGAAGCTGCTCCTGTCTCTCGTGGGCTCCATGTTCACCTGCCTGCTGGTGCTCATGGTGGAGCCGccggggaggccggggctggCCCGGGGGGAGGCCGGCGGGGCGCAGCGGGCgctgcagagcctgggggcggcggcggcggcccccccgGCGGCGCAGGGCCCCCCCGGTCTCCGCAGCTTCGCCGACTACTTCGGGCGGCTGAGCCGAGCCCGGCGGGagctgcccgccgccccgccgagccccccgcggccgccggcggaGGACATCTCCCCCCGCGATGTCTTCATCGCCGTCAAGACCACCAAGAAGTTTCACAAGGCgcggctggagctgctgctcgACACCTGGATCTCCCGCAACCGCGACATG ACCTTCATCTTCACAGACGGGGAGGATGAGGAGCTGAAGAAGCAAGCAC GAAACGTCATCAACACCAACTGCTCGGCTGCCCACAGCCGCCAGGCCCTGTCCTGCAAGATGGCCGTGGAGTACGACAAGTTCATCGAGTCCGGCAGAAA GTGGTTCTGCCATGTGGATGACGACAACTACGTGAACGTGCGGACGCTGGTGAAGCTGCTCTCCAGCTACCCCCACACGCAGGACATCTACATCGGGAAGCCCAGCCTGGACCGGCCCATCCAGGCTACGGAGAGGATCAGCGAGAACAAGATG CACCCTGTGCATTTCTGGTTTGCCACGGGCGGAGCAGGGTTTTGCATCAGCCGGGGGCTGGCGCTGAAGATGAGCCCGTGGGCCAG CGGGGGCCACTTCATGAGCACAGCGGAGAAGATCCGCCTGCCCGACGACTGCACCATCGGCTACATCATTGAGTCTGTGCTGGGGGTGAAGCTCATCCGGAGCAACCTCTTCCACTCGCACCTGGAGAACCTCCACCAGGTGCCCAAGACGGAGATCCACAAACAG GTGACACTAAGCTACGGCATGTTCGAAAACAAGCGCAACTCCATCCACATGAAGGGAGCCTTCTCTGTCGAGGAGGACCCATCCAG GTTTCGCTCCGTGCACTGCCTGCTGTACCCCGACACGCCGTGGTGCCCCGCCAACGTGGTTTACTAG